In Glycine max cultivar Williams 82 chromosome 7, Glycine_max_v4.0, whole genome shotgun sequence, a single window of DNA contains:
- the LOC100795735 gene encoding protein SODIUM POTASSIUM ROOT DEFECTIVE 2, with protein MGKLGRVLDTFCLSFGSNTCFCMNSMEFEDEFEKKPLIVSDSDHKLRLKDVVDGKQTLAFQLKPQIVTLRVSMHCHGCAKKVEKHISKLEGVSSYKVDLETKIVVVMGDILPSEVLQSVSKVKNAELWNFQASKE; from the exons ATGGGGAAACTAGGGAGGGTGTTGGATACCTTCTGTCTTTCTTTTGGTTCAAACACCTGTTTCTGCATGAACTCCATGGAGTTTGAAGATGAGTTTGAGAAAAAGCCCTTGATAGTAAGTGACAGTGATCATAAACTGAGATTGAAGGATGTTGTAGATGGAAAGCAAACGTTGGCTTTTCAACTAAAACCCCAG ATAGTGACATTGAGGGTGTCCATGCATTGCCATGGCTGTGCAAAAAAAGTTGAGAAACATATCTCAAAGTTGGAAG GAGTGAGCTCATATAAGGTGGATTTGGAAACAAAAATAGTAGTGGTTATGGGTGATATTCTTCCCTCTGAAGTGTTGCAGAGTGTATCTAAGGTGAAAAATGCGGAGCTTTGGAATTTTCAAGCTAGTAAGGAATAA